A window of Mesomycoplasma lagogenitalium contains these coding sequences:
- a CDS encoding uracil-DNA glycosylase, whose amino-acid sequence MLSKKDIVDFLTSEKNKNYYIDLMNYLKKQKETKIIFPAVKDIYKSLKITDFQNLKLIIIGQDPYHGENEADGLAFSTQNSKLPPSLLNIYKEIKRDYPNFQKQDGKLDEWAKQGVLLLNRVLTVEKDKPNSHANQGWEIFTSNFLKFINQNYSNLIFLLLGKKAQSIINEIDLSKQIIINLSHPSPFSYHISFQNSHAFFKINQILKKLNKREIKW is encoded by the coding sequence ATGTTAAGTAAAAAAGATATAGTTGATTTTTTAACTTCGGAAAAAAATAAAAATTATTATATAGATTTAATGAATTATTTAAAAAAGCAAAAAGAAACTAAAATTATTTTCCCTGCTGTAAAAGATATTTACAAATCTTTAAAAATAACTGATTTTCAAAATTTAAAATTGATTATCATTGGACAAGATCCATATCATGGCGAAAATGAAGCTGATGGTTTGGCTTTTTCTACGCAAAATAGTAAATTACCCCCTTCTTTACTAAATATTTATAAAGAAATTAAAAGAGATTATCCTAATTTCCAAAAACAGGACGGGAAATTGGATGAATGAGCTAAACAAGGTGTTTTACTTTTAAATAGAGTATTAACAGTTGAAAAAGATAAACCTAATTCGCATGCTAATCAAGGATGAGAAATTTTTACTAGTAATTTTTTAAAATTTATTAATCAAAATTATAGTAATTTAATTTTTTTACTTTTAGGCAAAAAAGCTCAGTCAATTATTAATGAAATTGATTTATCAAAACAAATAATTATCAATCTTTCTCATCCTTCGCCTTTTAGTTATCATATCAGTTTTCAAAATTCTCATGCATTTTTTAAAATTAATCAAATTCTTAAAAAATTAAATAAAAGGGAAATAAAATGGTAA
- the atpD gene encoding F0F1 ATP synthase subunit beta, producing MKKNVGKIVQILGPVIDVKFENGQIPALLNALEINLKTKNSEKKIVLEVEQHIGDDVVRTISMDMTYGLSKGLEVIDTGQPISVPVGTEVLSRMFNVLGEPIDELPAPDTKIKMPIHAPAPTYEDQKSTSEILVTGIKVIDLLIPYVKGGKIGLFGGAGVGKTVLVQELINNIATQHGGLSVFAGVGERSREGNDLYYEMKAAGVLDKTALVFGQMNEPPGARMRVALTGLTMAEYFRDKMNQDVLLFIDNIFRFTQAGSEVSTLLGRIPSAVGYQPTLATEMGQLQERITSTNQGSITSVQAVYVPADDLTDPAPATTFAHLDAKTVLDRNIAALGIYPAVDPLASGSRMLDPLIIGEEHYSVARQVLEILQKFKELQDIIAILGMDELSEEDKKIVSRARRIRNFLSQPFFVAEKFSGINGKFLKLEDTIRSFKEILDGKHDNLPEEAFLYVGSIEEAVEKANKLNKS from the coding sequence ATGAAAAAAAACGTTGGAAAAATTGTTCAAATTTTAGGTCCTGTTATCGATGTTAAGTTTGAAAATGGGCAAATTCCTGCACTTTTAAATGCATTAGAAATAAATTTGAAAACAAAAAATTCTGAAAAGAAAATTGTTTTAGAAGTAGAACAGCATATTGGTGATGATGTTGTAAGAACAATTTCTATGGATATGACTTACGGTTTATCAAAAGGTTTAGAAGTAATTGATACAGGACAACCAATTTCTGTTCCAGTTGGAACCGAAGTTTTGTCCAGAATGTTTAATGTTTTAGGTGAGCCAATTGATGAATTGCCTGCGCCTGATACAAAAATAAAAATGCCAATTCACGCTCCTGCACCAACATATGAAGATCAAAAATCAACATCAGAAATTTTAGTAACAGGAATTAAAGTAATCGATTTATTAATCCCTTATGTTAAAGGTGGAAAAATTGGTTTATTTGGTGGAGCTGGAGTTGGTAAAACGGTTTTAGTTCAAGAACTAATAAATAACATCGCTACTCAGCATGGTGGATTATCAGTTTTTGCTGGAGTTGGTGAACGTTCTCGTGAAGGAAATGATCTTTACTACGAAATGAAAGCGGCTGGTGTTTTAGATAAAACAGCTTTAGTTTTTGGTCAAATGAATGAACCTCCTGGAGCTCGTATGCGTGTTGCTTTAACAGGTTTAACAATGGCTGAATATTTTAGAGATAAAATGAACCAAGATGTTTTATTATTTATTGATAATATTTTCAGATTTACACAAGCGGGTTCAGAAGTTTCTACTTTATTAGGACGTATTCCTTCTGCAGTTGGTTATCAACCAACATTAGCAACTGAAATGGGACAATTACAAGAAAGAATCACTTCAACCAATCAAGGTTCTATAACTTCTGTCCAAGCTGTATATGTGCCTGCTGATGATCTAACCGATCCAGCTCCTGCTACAACTTTTGCTCATCTTGATGCAAAAACAGTTTTAGATAGAAATATCGCTGCTTTAGGTATTTATCCTGCTGTTGATCCGCTAGCATCTGGATCGAGAATGCTTGATCCGCTAATAATTGGAGAAGAACATTATTCAGTAGCTCGTCAAGTTTTAGAAATTTTACAAAAATTCAAAGAACTACAAGATATTATTGCTATTCTTGGAATGGATGAACTATCAGAAGAAGATAAAAAGATTGTTTCAAGAGCAAGAAGAATTAGAAACTTTTTATCTCAACCATTTTTTGTCGCTGAAAAATTTTCTGGTATTAATGGAAAATTTTTAAAACTAGAAGATACAATTAGAAGTTTTAAAGAAATTTTAGATGGAAAACACGATAATTTACCTGAAGAAGCATTTTTATATGTTGGTTCAATAGAAGAAGCTGTTGAAAAAGCTAATAAATTAAATAAATCATAA
- the atpG gene encoding ATP synthase F1 subunit gamma produces the protein MASLQKIKTRINLIENTRKITKAMELLSSAKLRKMKNNHLSIQEYVQTINDILASLFQNSKDAKNVIKLDNNKGKLYIIITSDLGLCGGYNTNIFKLVKNQLKDEDKIIIFGNKGFILFKDYEQQIIQSHLNYGDDLNYVVVSKVLSLIEKMIDNKEISAINVVYTKFINSVTYEPINFQLLPINYENFANKSVKNNTLKALTEFEPSASVIVKNIVPLYLGSSIFSFLAESKISEMSSRRSAMENASNNADEIISNLEIVFNRGRQSSITQEITEIIGGTSSE, from the coding sequence ATGGCGAGTTTACAAAAAATTAAAACTAGAATAAATTTAATAGAAAATACAAGAAAAATTACAAAAGCAATGGAATTATTATCTAGTGCTAAATTAAGAAAAATGAAAAATAATCATCTTTCTATTCAAGAATATGTGCAAACAATTAATGATATTTTAGCTTCACTTTTTCAAAATTCTAAAGATGCTAAAAATGTTATTAAATTAGATAATAATAAAGGAAAATTATATATTATAATAACCTCAGATTTAGGTCTTTGTGGAGGTTATAATACAAATATTTTTAAATTAGTAAAAAATCAGTTAAAAGATGAAGATAAAATAATTATTTTTGGAAACAAGGGCTTTATTTTATTTAAAGATTATGAGCAACAAATAATTCAAAGTCATTTAAATTATGGTGATGATTTAAATTATGTAGTTGTTTCAAAGGTGCTTTCGCTAATTGAAAAAATGATAGATAATAAAGAAATTTCCGCAATTAATGTTGTTTACACAAAATTTATTAATAGTGTTACATATGAACCAATTAATTTTCAATTATTACCAATAAATTATGAAAATTTTGCAAATAAATCAGTAAAAAATAACACTTTAAAAGCATTAACAGAATTCGAACCATCAGCATCTGTTATTGTAAAAAATATCGTTCCATTATATTTAGGATCATCAATTTTTAGTTTTTTAGCTGAATCTAAAATTTCTGAAATGTCATCAAGAAGAAGCGCGATGGAAAATGCCTCAAATAATGCTGATGAAATAATTTCAAATCTTGAAATTGTCTTTAACAGAGGAAGACAATCATCCATTACTCAAGAAATTACTGAAATTATTGGTGGAACTTCATCAGAATAA
- the atpA gene encoding F0F1 ATP synthase subunit alpha, which yields MSFNKASEISSLIKNQIKEYGKKIAYDEIGKVISVGDGVALISGLEKAELGELVEFPNNVYGMVLNLEEEFVGVVIMGRENAVSEGDEVKRTYKIISVPVGEQMVGRVINALGEPIDGKGTIDFSKRREIFVKAPGVMKRSSVNEPLKTGILAIDSMVPIGKGQRELIIGDRQTGKTAVAIDAILNQKGQNVNCVYVAIGQKNSTVAQIVDKLSKSGAMEYTTIVVAGASELAPLQYIAPYAGVSIAEEWMNKGKNVLIVYDDLSKHAVAYRTLSLLLRRPPGREAYPGDIFYQHSYLLERAAKLSPEFGGGSITALPIIETQAGDISAYIPTNVISITDGQIFMKESLFNSGQKPAVDVGFSVSRVGSSAQTKAMKFVSSSLKLQLAQYNEMKSFAQFGSDLDESTRRILDHGAKVYELLKQWQYVHIDQTDQSIILLSVKDKLINPIPKEYISQYKNELIKFINSDTKALELKALLLKDRSFYDELLVEFKLLLKKFVLDFINKIPNYDPNLYPKMPEF from the coding sequence GTGTCTTTTAATAAAGCTAGTGAAATTTCGTCATTGATTAAAAATCAAATTAAAGAATATGGTAAAAAAATAGCATATGATGAAATTGGAAAAGTTATTTCAGTAGGAGATGGTGTTGCTTTAATATCAGGACTAGAAAAAGCGGAATTAGGTGAGCTTGTTGAATTTCCTAATAATGTTTATGGAATGGTCTTGAATTTAGAAGAAGAATTTGTCGGTGTTGTTATTATGGGACGTGAAAATGCCGTTTCAGAAGGCGATGAAGTAAAAAGAACTTATAAAATCATCTCTGTTCCTGTTGGAGAACAAATGGTTGGAAGGGTAATTAATGCTTTAGGAGAACCAATTGATGGAAAAGGAACAATTGATTTTTCAAAAAGAAGAGAAATTTTTGTTAAAGCACCTGGAGTTATGAAAAGATCGAGTGTTAATGAACCATTAAAAACAGGGATATTAGCAATCGATTCTATGGTTCCAATTGGTAAAGGTCAAAGAGAATTAATAATCGGAGATCGTCAAACTGGAAAAACAGCAGTTGCTATTGATGCCATTTTAAATCAAAAAGGACAAAATGTTAATTGTGTATATGTAGCAATTGGACAAAAAAATTCTACTGTAGCACAAATTGTTGATAAGCTTTCAAAAAGTGGGGCAATGGAATATACTACCATCGTTGTAGCAGGAGCATCAGAATTAGCGCCATTGCAATATATAGCACCATATGCTGGAGTTTCCATTGCTGAAGAGTGAATGAACAAAGGAAAAAATGTACTAATTGTTTATGATGATTTATCCAAACATGCTGTAGCATATAGAACATTATCATTATTATTAAGAAGACCGCCGGGAAGAGAAGCATATCCTGGAGATATTTTCTATCAACATTCATATTTACTTGAAAGAGCGGCGAAATTAAGTCCTGAATTTGGTGGAGGATCCATTACTGCACTACCGATTATTGAAACTCAAGCAGGAGATATTTCTGCATATATTCCTACTAATGTAATTTCAATAACTGATGGACAAATTTTTATGAAAGAATCATTATTTAACTCTGGGCAAAAACCTGCAGTTGATGTAGGATTTTCAGTTTCTAGAGTTGGTTCATCCGCTCAAACAAAGGCGATGAAATTTGTATCTTCTTCACTTAAATTGCAATTAGCACAATATAATGAGATGAAATCATTTGCTCAATTTGGTTCTGATTTAGATGAATCAACTAGAAGAATTTTAGATCATGGTGCTAAAGTTTATGAACTTTTAAAACAATGACAATATGTACATATCGATCAAACGGATCAATCTATTATCCTTTTATCTGTTAAAGATAAATTAATTAATCCTATTCCTAAAGAATATATTTCACAATATAAAAATGAATTAATTAAATTTATTAATAGTGATACAAAAGCTTTAGAATTAAAAGCTCTTTTACTTAAAGATAGATCATTTTATGATGAATTACTTGTTGAATTCAAATTATTATTGAAAAAATTTGTACTAGATTTTATCAATAAAATTCCAAATTATGATCCAAATCTATATCCTAAAATGCCGGAGTTTTAA
- a CDS encoding F0F1 ATP synthase subunit delta, with protein sequence MTKNYYLGYANALFEIANEEDKLDLFYEQCQMLEKIFKNHINLITLLKSFNVSKEEKEKIIDNIFENKIDLMLINFIKLLTKKMHIFAISDILKEFEKIVLKSQNIQKGIVYSVNKLKISKMNEVKKFIEKKLNSKVILKNVIDKSLIAGIKIVIGDYIFENSITSHLEQIKNYVLKGGE encoded by the coding sequence ATGACTAAAAATTATTATTTAGGATATGCAAATGCTTTGTTTGAAATCGCTAATGAAGAAGATAAATTAGATTTATTTTATGAACAATGTCAAATGTTGGAAAAAATTTTTAAAAATCATATAAATTTAATTACTTTATTAAAATCGTTTAATGTTTCAAAAGAAGAGAAAGAAAAAATTATTGATAATATTTTTGAAAATAAAATTGATTTAATGCTTATAAATTTTATTAAATTATTAACTAAAAAAATGCACATTTTTGCCATTAGCGATATTTTAAAAGAATTTGAAAAAATTGTTTTAAAATCTCAAAATATTCAAAAAGGAATTGTTTATTCAGTTAATAAATTAAAAATTTCCAAAATGAATGAAGTAAAAAAATTCATCGAAAAAAAACTTAATAGCAAAGTTATTTTAAAAAATGTTATTGATAAATCGTTAATAGCGGGAATTAAGATTGTTATTGGAGATTATATTTTTGAAAATTCAATTACTTCTCATTTAGAACAAATTAAAAATTATGTACTAAAAGGAGGTGAATAG